One Helianthus annuus cultivar XRQ/B chromosome 7, HanXRQr2.0-SUNRISE, whole genome shotgun sequence genomic region harbors:
- the LOC110866700 gene encoding uncharacterized protein LOC110866700 — MAENSSSHRRSGLRPNIGNNYQQKRFPKLGISKYQTAVDTITRSDSSDIRSGKGVHNTELNLVNSPWRNIQFSHKDDSHQVQIHMVQGGPSRRASKRNYDQHWREQQVVFRVVPGGPQEERPVIITGIFGHYRTDYMFIDPRSSMDIIYEQCFKQLDPEDKARLEPVDFPLTGFCNEVVFPLGQIAFPVTLSDGKHSRTVTVNFMVMPATSRHDIFLGRRSQREFSMITSIPHAACGFPTETGVAILYSSKEVMSVDDEPPAKAVKTSASDEPEKWVLNGEYPEQTILLGHAMSTTIRIQLKSLLSNNKDIFAWCPADMTGVPRDIAQHCLNIKPSVDPVIQGRRSFSEEKAKAMDEQVTDLLNAGILRKIKYHTWVANPVMVQKHNGGWRMCVDFKDLNKACPRDCYALPEIDKKVDSLASFRWKSFLDCYKGYHQVQMKEEDEEKTAFRTDKGIYCYTKMPFGLRNAGATYQRLMDTIFSEDIGKTVEVYMDDLVIMSHEEEMMLHNIQRTFDSLRSVNLKLNPTKCSFGMEEGKFLGFIVTKDGFKVNPEKVQTIQQMPSPATVKEMQRFVGRLAALNRFLANHAAKSYPFISTLRNCGKKTPFQWTPEAEAAFKQMKEYLIQLPTLTAPKEKEPLILYLSAAEVAVGAVLMVERENIQTPIYYISKMLTGPETRYSLIEKLVLALVHASRRLRRYFSGHVITVLTNYHLGQILSKPDIAGRLAKWAIELRGYNIFYKPRPAIKGQVLADFATEVPIDKVQECEAIQNPTPVFDDRVWTLHTDGASNDDGAGAGLRLVSPDNHELTYAIRLDFQSTNNEAEYEAFLAGLRLALKMGAKNLEANVDSKLVAEQVNGRYDTKGEAMALYLEQARMLINQFQTFKINHINRSENKHADALSKLAATSFKHLAKEVRIEVLSNPSIHLKQVCVIEMGSPSWMSPIILYLQHGKLPEGKAEARKIQHKAINYEMADGVLYRKSFMGPLLRCVDKTDAQYLVREIHEGLCGIHAGPRMVVAKIMSAGYYWPGMHMDAVDLL; from the coding sequence atggcagaaaattcatcttCTCACCGACGATCCGGTCTTCGACCGAATATCGGAAATAATTACCAGCAAAAACGATTCCCAAAGCTTGGGATTAGTAAATACCAGACTGCTGTAGACACAATCACCAGATCTGATTCCTCAGACATCAGATCTGGAAAAGGAGTCCACAATACAGAATTAAATTTGGTAAACTCACCTTGGAGGAACATCCAATTTAGCCACAAAGATGACAGTCATCAGGTACAAATACACATGGTTCAAGGGGGACCATCACGGAGAGCAAGCAAACGAAATTATGATCAACACTGGAGAGAACAACAAGTCGTGTTCCGTGTTGTTCCTGGGGGCCCCCAGGAAGAACGACCAGTAATTATCACCGGTATTTTTGGTCATTACCGGACAGACTATATGTTCATAGATCCAAGAAGTTCAATGGATATCATATATGAGCAGTGTTTTAAGCAACTAGATCCGGAAGATAAAGCACGATTGGAACCGGTCGATTTTCCTCTCACCGGATTCTGTAATGAAGTTGTTTTCCCGTTGGGACAAATCGCTTTTCCGGTAACTTTGTCAGACGGCAAACACTCAAGAACTGTTACAGTAAATTTCATGGTTATGCCAGCAACATCACGACATGATATTTTTCTCGGAAGAAGGTCACAAAGAGAATTCAGCATGATCACTTCCATTCCGCATGCGGCTTGTGGATTTCCAACAGAAACCGGAGTTGCAATTCTCTATTCAAGCAAGGAAGTCATGTCCGTAGATGATGAACCTCCAGCAAAGGCAGTCAAAACTTCAGCATCAGatgaaccagaaaaatgggttctgaACGGCGAATACCCAGAGCAAACCATTTTGCTAGGACATGCCATGTCAACAACAATACGGATACAGCTGAAAAGCTTGTTATCTAATAACAAAGATATATTTGCCTGGTGCCCAGCGGACATGACAGGGGTACCACGCGATATTGCGCAACATTGCTTAAACATCAAACCATCAGTAGATCCGGTCATTCAGGGAAGGCGCAGCTTCAGCGAAGAAAAAGCAAAAGCGATGGACGAGCAAGTAACAGATCTGCTCAACGCGGGAATCTTGCGCAAAATAaaataccatacatgggttgcCAATCCAGTCATGGTGCAAAAACATAACGGCGGATGGAGAATGTGTGTTGACttcaaagacctcaacaaagcatGCCCTAGAGACTGCTATGCGCTCCCGGAAATAGACAAGAAAGTCGATTCTTTAGCATCATTCAGGTGGAAATCCTTTCTCGACTGCTATAAGGGTTATCACCAGGTCCAGatgaaagaagaagacgaagaaaaaACCGCATTTCGCACAGACAAAGGCATCTACTGTTACACTAAAATGCCGTTCGGGTTACGCAACGCAGGCGCCACATATCAACGCCTAATGGACACAATCTTTAGCGAGGATATTGGCAAAACTGTcgaagtatacatggatgacctcgtcatcatgagtCATGAAGAAGAGATGATGCTCCACAATATCCAGCGCACATTCGATTCCTTACGAAGCGTAAATTTAAAATTAAACCCGACAAAATGCTCCTTCGGAATGGAAGAGGGAAAGTTTTTGGGTTTCATAGTTACCAAAGACGGTTTTAAAGTCAATCCAGAGAAGGTACAGACCATTCAGCAAATGCCATCACCGGCAACAGTCAAAGAAATGCAAAGGTTTGTCGGACGATTAGCAGCACTAAATAGATTTTTGGCCAATCATGCGGCAAAATCTTACCCATTTATCAGTACGCTGCGAAACTGCGGTAAGAAAACTCCCTTTCAATGGACACCCGAAGCAGAAGCAGCGTTCAAGCAAATGAAAGAATATTTAATCCAATTACCAACGCTGACCGCaccaaaagaaaaagaaccatTAATCTTGTATCTGTCAGCCGCGGAGGTGGCAGTAGGCGCAGTATTAATGGTAGAGCGGGAAAACATTCAGACTCcaatctactacatcagcaaaatgctcaccgGTCCTGAAACTCGTTATTCATTGATAGAAAAGCTGGTTTTAGCGCTAGTACACGCGTCCAGACGCTTGCGCAGGTATTTTTCAGGCCATGTCATCACAGTACTGACAAATTATCATCTGGGTCAAATCTTGTCAAAACCCGACATAGCGGGGAGATTAGCCAAATGGGCCATCGAGCTAAGAGGCTACAACATTTTTTACAAACCAAGACCTGCAATCAAAGGGCAGGTTCTAGCAGATTTTGCCACCGAAGTTCCCATTGATAAAGTACAAGAATGTGAGGCAATTCAGAACCCGACACCTGTTTTTGACGACAGAGTCTGGACCTTACACACGGATGGTGCTTCCAATGACGATGGAGCAGGAGCAGGTCTCCGATTAGTCAGCCCGGATAATCACGAACTCACATATGCTATCCGCTTAGACTTTCAAAGTACCAACAACGAAGCGGAATACGAAGCATTTTTAGCAGGTCTTCGTCTAGCACTCAAAATGGGAGCAAAAAACCTTGAAGCTAACGTCGACTCAAAACTAGTAGCTGAACAAGTTAACGGTCGTTACGACACAAAAGGCGAGGCTATGGCGTTGTACCTTGAACAAGCACGGATGCTAATCAATCAATTTCAGACATTCAAAATCaatcacataaacagaagcgagaacaagcATGCGGACGCACTAAGCAAATTAGCTGCTACTAGCTTTAAACACTTGGCAAAAGAAGTACGCATAGAGGTATTATCCAATCCCTCCATTCACTTGAAACAAGTATGCGTCATAGAGATGGGGAGTCCATCCTGGATGTCTCCAATTATTTTGTATCTCCAACACGGGAAGCTCCCAGAAGGAAAAGCAGAAGCCCGAAAAATACAACACAAAGCAATAAACTACGAGATGGCGGATGGCGTCCTTTATCGAAAATCATTCATGGGTCCGTTACTACGTTGTGTTGATAAAACAGATGCTCAGTATCTGGTTAGAGAGATCCATGAGGGATTATGCGGGATACACGCAGGACCGcgcatggtcgtggcaaaaataatgagcgccggatactactggccaggaATGCACATGGACGCAGTTGATTTATTATGA